CAGTttgtggtacacacacacactattacAAGGGAGACAGAAGTTAGTGTCGTTAGGATAAGTACTTAATGGACACTGTGAAACACAAGTGATAGTGTTGCTGGCAGTGGGAAGAGCAAAGTTTTTACATCGACCAAAACAGTCACTAGGTGCCTGTAATATAATATGACACAAACTAATGAAAAATTATTGTGCAATGAACTTACTGGACCAGAACAAGTATCATTACACTCTTCATGACACACTTCACATGTCATTGTAGAGTTGTCAGCATAAGCAAACCTATCAGTAATATGGGACCATTTATTGCTACAAGTTGTCCACTTACACATTCAGTGATTGTAGTCCAGTAGACTATAGGAGTCAGCACAGATGCGTTCAACTCCATTCTTGTACAGGTAAACtttacacactacacagtcaGTATCAACTGGACCCCAACACCGATATATCTCATTACACTGGCTGTGACATGACATTCCTGCAGCAACTATAGTGAACAACAATTAATAGTATAggtgtaatagttgtatcatgggcccaagtgatttgcctgatatgtacactcTAGCCCGAGGGTGTGTATGTCAGTTGCATGAGGGCATGTGATACAATTGATATGTACCATGTCAATCGCTAGCTGATTTCATGTGACAGGCAACTAATTACCCAAGGCAAACCACTAGATTTAATATACATTAACTAGTAAAATGCTCTAAAATTCCCCATATCATACTTCAACTATGCCCAGTTGTGCCCCATTATACCCCAAATATACTCCTAGAAAATTgtattttgactgttctattagagtatccgaatgttctattaggatattttaaCATGTGGTGACTATTCCATTGGAGTCTATCAATCTTTAGCCATTCTCCCCCTTCACTAGGGGAAATAAATCTGAACTGTGTTTGCccattttgtaacattattccattctgcatcatgcaaaatatgtAGAggttcagcttctctgataaccaatgcacaaaatttGTGCTGATCACAATGGCTCAATGCTTTtgcctacctattatgccccaaattatgctggcgtaATTGCCACATGCCTATCAGCAGCAACTAATACTATCCTTATGTTTGGTAATATGAATGTGCAAGTCCTGTGGGTATCACAAAAAAGTTCAATTAATCAAATTGTTTAAGCTACTTACTGCATATTTTTGGGATAATTCGTATATGTGTGCACGTGGTTAAAACACTGAGGTGAGTGGCTGAGTGCAGTGTAAAAATGCAACTGAATATGACAAAACCCAGCTTTGACATACAAAGTGTTATGGGTACACATGTTTAATGATTCTAATATTGATGTGCCTAGGAAGAAAAAAAGATTTTTATAAGcaagtcacccggtagagagttcagctacaataataaAAAAGagtaactctgtagagagttcagctacaaacaaatcaccatatgGAGAGTTCATGACAGgtgttagctagctacttgccatgcctaccatgCAGATAAACTGATTAGGGGAATGATTTGAAGACCAGAGTATAAATGGATTAAATGTCTTATAGAAAATAATCAAACTTAAAGCCACAACATGAAATTCAACTCTGTGTAGattgagatactataatagaacagtcagctaagaagtaaattactctattaaagcatttAACTATGTCTTGTAGACAATAATTAACTCAGttataagccaccctgtagagcagttcagctacaatccagccaccatgtagagagttcagttacattagaagtctccttgtagagagcccagctacaagttaccctgtagagagttacaTTAGaagtctccctgtaaagagctcagctacaagaagtcaccctgtagataattcagcaacaagcaagtcaccctgtagagagttcagttacattgcAAGTCTTCCTATAGAGAGCTTAACTacaacaagtcatcctgtaaaattcagatagaaacaattaagtcaccctgtagagagatcagctagaaacatgtaatcctgtagagagttcaactatatttcTAGTCACCcaaagagagtttagctagaaacaagtcaccctgtaagcataggcggcggaaaggtggggagggggctagggggctaaagccccccctcagaatgatatcacaccgaaattatctttcttggagtggggctgaaaaccgtgataaagatcgagatactctaatagagcagtctctctaataaagtaatcagtgtgtagcgagccacgtaaggatttttatgtagtttatcagctagaaatggtagctggtgaggtggaaagttcttgtcagttggttgtgacctttttttttttgtggtctcaccttaccaaactatggaaataagtctgggtcagctcagcggagcccccccctcCCTCATATCAattacttcctccgccgctgcctgTAAGTGATCAACTGGAAAcaagtagagagttctgctagaaacaaatcatcctgtggagagttcatctacatatacacaaacaagtcactctatagagagagatcagctagaaataagtcaccctgtagtgagttcaactgcatttcaagtcaccctgtagagagattaactagaaacaagtcaccctgtacagaaaaCAActaaaaaaagtcaccctgttgagagttcaactatgttaAAAGTATATGCCGGTATTACAAAGAAATCTAAAGTGATATCTGAATTTGACAATTTCTGAGTACTTACGATCACTATAAAATCTCTAATTTCTATTTGTAAACATTTAGATTAATCACAAACTGTTTAAGTTGCCATTGGCACTTGCTGGTTTAGAACATGCATGCAACGGTATCATACTAGATAGACAAATATGCTCACATTTTGTTGAAATTCACAAGTTTACACAGAAAATAGAAATGATCAAAGGTGTTTTAATGTACTGCTAACCCCTTACCACATTCACTGTAAGGCCTCACTACTGAAGCACCATCATATAAAACTGTCAGGTTAGGTGATGTTATGTAATACTCCAACAATCCAATATAACACAAGGTAGGATTGTTGACTACATAAGCACCCAACATTGATATTTCCACAAGTTTGGGAAAGTGTATTTGTGTCAAACTGACAGTAATAGTAGCAGGTACAAAGGTGGGGTTGTTGTCACTGATCACTAAAGAGTCAAGATAATCATCTGGTAAAGCAGTGTCCCCCTCAAATCCTCCAATGTACATGAGGTTAGGAAGATAGTCAAACACTTCCTCTCCCCACCCGCTTATACTTAGTCATCCTAAAATCACTTCAATACTGGAGAGGTCTTCTCTTGCCTGAGTAAAATTGACATTTTGATTGCTATGAAGTATAAAACATTATTATACTTCATATAGAGCCAGTCACTTACATAAACTCTATATATGTCACCACATTAAAAGTGAGGTCACCATTAACGATAGTGCATCCAGAAAATGTGCGAACTGCTTCAGGTAACAATGGTCCATCTATTCCTCTACACACTATCaatacatgcacacaagtacacaataaaTGTATTTATTCACCTCTTCCTCCCACACACACTCCATTTGGACATGGTTCACAAACACGTTCCACTGTTTGGAAACCTTGTTGACACTCACTTACACAAAATGTTCCTTGTTCAAAACGAGTACCTGTGAAATACTACTGGTACTATCACTGATGCACTGTATTGTATTAAGTATGTACTAGGACAtgactctatacagagtgaacCAGAATGAAATCTATAATCATCATTATTCTCAAATGTTTCAGTTTCTGGATTGTATACTTCTCTTGGTGGACAGTTTGTAACACAAGTACCTTTGTTATCAAAATTCTTACATGCCTGTATAAATGCTCTTATCACACATTCACTTAACACTATACTCACAGTACACTGGTTATCATTAGGTCCCACACAACCAGCTGCACATTCTCTACTACAACACTGAGGATTCCCTGCAATGTTCAGATAACACCTCCTAGTTGAACAGTCTTCAAAACAAGTGCCAAAATTCTTTGTCACTATAGAACAGGATAATTACAATATCAAAGATATGAGCTTCTTACAAGTTTGACACAATCCTGAGCTCCAACAACATTGGTACTCATAGTGTGAACAGTCACTAGCAATTATGTCTGTACTGCCTAAATGAAAATATCATTACACCCATACACTGTTATGTATAAGCTTGACTTACTAGGACAATGATCATTTCCTATATCTTGATATTGACTGTTAGGGTCAGTAAGAATATCTTCCCACAGGACACCTCTGTGATTACAAGAGCTAACAGTCACAATGTACACATCTCCTAATGTGATCTCTGTCAGTTTTGGTAGGTACACTGGTGCTGTTATATTGTGAATAAACAATGCTGGATTTCCTGAAGGACTCGGTAAATAATCTATCAAGTTACGTCCTCTGATCAGCCGTAAATTTGGTAGTGTTATATTATCAGTTACATTGATGTTCtgaatatttaatgtgtcaccAAATTCCTCCACACTAGATAAGAATTCAAAATCTGTAGAACTATAAATCTCATTCATTGGTCTGTATAAAATGTTAACACTTCCATCAACTACCCTACAACCACAAAACTCATAGCTTCTAAGAATCCTTCCTTTGATTCTTCACTGGCAACAGTTTCTTGTAGTCTAAGACCATCACAGAAATCTAGGACAGCAGTTATCACATTTACTAATTGaacaaatttggtcacaaatgaaAACACGTGGTGGAAGTCATAGCCAAAAATTTGTACCACACAAGAATTCCAACCCACTAATAAGGCAGCTGGTTATGATGAGTTTAGCACATAATGCTTATGCTAGCACAACTCTTACATCATGTCACCCATGTAAAAAAAGTGTCACTCACACATGCAGTATAACTTCTGAAAATACAGTATGCAGGGAACTGAACATTTTACTTGAGGATGCCACCAAAATATTCTTCTGATCAACATTGAATTGTTTGATGACCGATGACCCTTTAATTAAGACATTACAGCTGACCTACTGTATTGAGAGAAGCACGACCTCACAATGGAAAGTAATAACAATCCACATTCAATGTTTCTGCTATAATTAACTTCTATAAGCAGTAATGGCAGTTGGTCATATTTCTTCAGTGACTGCAAACACTAATGGTGGAAGCATGCATTCTCACTAATGCACAAATTGTATGTGTCATGCATGTCTATACCATACAAATTCTTCCTAGTTCATCTGTTCACCTGGTAGTATTTTGCAGTTGTACTAGTGGGTAGCTGATACATATAGTATAGATTATGTTATGTTGCATACCAATACACTacttacacaatattacaaATGCGTACAGCTAGCTCTATTATGGGTTGTACTGTGTAGCACTTTAGAACTGTTACTCATGTCTGTATCCAGGGGAACATTTAGCCTAAAATAGAGAGGCTTAAAATCCAAACTGATGGAGGAAGAAGCCCAACCTTTCATACTTAGCAGGATGTATGCAAGATATGTTCATCATAAGCCATGCAAGGGCTGGTAGATTAAGGAACTACAGCCATGACAAGGAGGTGGCACATATTGATACATTGCACTCCAATCTTCACCTTCGGTCAAACTGGTTAATCTATGAAAATAAACCTTGACCCTTGATTTGTCCTGGAAAAAATGCACTGAACTCCTTAGTTATTGATGTATTTGTTTTACATCCAAGTGTACatcatttatcatacagtatgatagtactgtatagtagggagtaggcatggcccatgaaataatatcacctaaaaaacagcctcaatttcccctgacaacgatgaggcagcattggttaggtaaaactaatcccaaacaagctttcagatcgacctgaaatgctttcaacacgttgctacagaattttttttttaattatagaacggaattttctactgactgactgactgagaaagtaactgactgatgctttcagacaagcgtaacttgataacggctaaggctacaggcttgattttttcactgcttgacaTCGCTTCATTTTGGCattctacagtatgtacaatgcattcttcatagacttaccagtatcctcctttgtgtcccgaccatttatctttgctgacagcaaaccTTTGGTCCCggccatttatctttgctgacagcaaaaattGTCGATTTGGAAacagcatgtgatggcttccctttgtaacagaaatcgtccatattttttcaagtgactattttgatagcagaggtgtaCAAGCTATACAACCATACTGATAATACAAGATAAGCTATGAGTAAATGCTCAGGTAAAAGTCCTTAACAGAGGATGCAGAGCACCTCTGTTTTacttgcagaggtgcttttcaaacagttcttgattcgaaatgctgcgtaacgggttgaacaaagctcacaacgaagtgtaatagatacttcacttttcagactatAATTGGGGCATGTGGTACcattcagatgcagtatgtgtgggttcaccagtcataataattatttacaaaaaaagttaacaaacaagtacacataaaaatttggaattttcaactagagtagggaccatagcacatcgataaaaagtactgaaacaagctggagtagtgcatgatattaaatcacagaaaacaataagaagtgttatatccctactgcgctcaagataccataatggaaatgcacagtagggatataacagttcttattgtattactatgacttaatatcgtgcactattccagcttgtttcagtactttttatttatgcgctatagtccctactctagttgaaaatttcaattttttgtacttgtaaatttagtgtctgctataattattatttattatttgaattGGTCATTTGAAGGTGTGCTAGTGTCCGTACAGTGAATTAACTACAGAGATTGAAATGAAAATTGAGTATCGGTGACATGGACATAATGAAGATTGAATAAAATCAGAGTTAAAAGTTGACAGCAATTTAAGTGCAGTGGCACTTAAGTGTGCCCATACTTTGTAAAATTtaatacatgtacttgtgcttAGCTTGACTTTTGTCTTTCTGTCAGTTGACTTTTGTCTTTCAACCAAGGATAAAGACCAGAGTACAGGACATATTATTACACTAACagtaaccagcactgaaggtctgacagcaaatgatgctgcagccttaggattattTAAAGAATTAGAGACTTTATAACTATGACAACTAGATACTCACATTACCAACTTTGTCTGTACTTTGGTTGGACACAAAGTTataataaaaaaagaaaaaagaataCATTACAGACATATGGTAATGCAAATTTAAGGCTACAtagtgcagcagtgaaaagactgctgctgttaggtagcatcaaaagttatcaaccatctattactacatgatttacagtgttgggagtaacgcgttacataagtaacgcgttacgtaatattattacttttgtggtaactaagtaatataacgaaatacactataaaaacaggtaatataactcaagctactttacttacagatgtaacgcgttacctaagtaatatagttactgtaacgagtctaatattacataatgttattactacaagtaacgaagttactaatctcgttagttatcctctgagtaaagcctagccacaacgaagtaacgaagcctacttaATGAagttattcaccagcttcttacttataaccaagatttgcacattgcccaacaacgcaatcgtgtcacgtgataaagtggtagtttcacacgcgacagcttaaggctgtggatacaaagtaatataatatgtaatattattacagttactttattttatgagtaatatatgtaactgtaactaaatagttcagttgcaagtaatatgtaatatgtaactagttactttagtGTAAAAGTAACTTACCCAACACTGatgatttagcatcagaaaatcaggaaaatATTGGTGTTATCAGTTGGCAATTTCActattttataatattgcattttTAGTATCATGATACAAATGTATGAGAATATGTaaatactgaaattgccaggtgatattttcctgattttctgatgctaaatcatGTAGTAATAGATGGTTGATAACTTTTGACGCTACCTAAagcagcagtcttttcactgcaGTACtatgttgccttaaatttgcattcccatatgtCTGTAATGtattcttttttcttttttatcaTAACCTTATGTCCATCCAAACTTGGTCATGTGCTCAATAATAAGGTGAACTgaacagaaaatgggccaaagaaaggaaaaattATCTCCAACACCAGGATTCAAACGGatccaatgtctagtcgagcgccacactcagtctcctcccgCACTGAGGaaggatggattttcttcctttaaccCAAGTATTTAGTAGAGTGCCACCTCCTTGCATGCAGAACCACTACCACCATGATTCGCAGTTGCTCCAAGCACACTGATAAAAGCTACGTACGTATATGTATCATTACAGTTCAACTCACCTCTTTCACTGCAACCGGAAGCATGCGTAGCAACAAAAATCATAAGCAATTGAACAGCCACGTACCAAACTCGATAACAGGCCGTGACACAGTAGTCGCGGCCCATTTCTCTGAGACTTAGCTATCAGTCGTCACTGTAATTCTTAAACAAATACGGTAGGTTTTGGCACTTGCTTGTGGGTTGCTTGACTATATACGGGAATTGTGTAACAACAACAGGATGTGCTGGCTAACACGtaaaaatcagttttaggtgcgggcgggcggaattcagcaacaaagcaacaatgaaataactgctccattagagtatttttgtgatttgctgactgttctattacttgagtatatcgatccgtactatgcacTTCGCCCATTTTCTTCTCGCATTTCTTGCAggttgcaggttttcactgataaaatacaaatcatggcacttagatagttagatttagcatacttgttgcatcccaatatttgtttctgaaatccaggtttttcaaaaagctgatgcgggcattttaccaatgtatttctgaaatttcacattctccaaaaaaggatgcgggcggtggaccagaaacataattaccaattggagtggcctaaacaaaTCAGTAACCTAGTGGGCAGGGTAGCTTGGAGCGCATGCACCTTCGTAAAAGCTTTCTTTATGCGTAGTAGCTTATTGATGTATACAACTTCAACAGCAGAGACCAAATCAGTATGCTTACATCGAAAGAATTATCAAAGACCTTCTTAGAGTAGAAAGGAAGTTATTTT
This portion of the Dysidea avara chromosome 12, odDysAvar1.4, whole genome shotgun sequence genome encodes:
- the LOC136240173 gene encoding epidermal growth factor receptor-like → MNEIYSSTDFEFLSSVEEFGDTLNIQNINVTDNITLPNLRLIRGRNLIDYLPSPSGNPALFIHNITAPVYLPKLTEITLGDVYIVTVSSCNHRGVLWEDILTDPNSQYQDIGNDHCPSSTDIIASDCSHYEYQCCWSSGLCQTLTKNFGTCFEDCSTRRCYLNIAGNPQCCSRECAAGCVGPNDNQCTACKNFDNKGTCVTNCPPREVYNPETETFENNDDYRFHSGSLCIESCPIFHRYSF